Proteins co-encoded in one Eschrichtius robustus isolate mEscRob2 chromosome 8, mEscRob2.pri, whole genome shotgun sequence genomic window:
- the TRPV5 gene encoding transient receptor potential cation channel subfamily V member 5, which translates to MGPPPPKARGLWIQLQKLLTSWLGGQQDWTQHLDEAYMLQQKRIRESPLLRAAKDNDLCVLKKLLLDRTCDFRQRGALGETALHIAALYDNLEAAMVLTEAAPELVKEPAICEPFVGQTALHIAVMNQNVNLVKALLAHGASVSARAVGSAFCLSPHNLLYFGEHPLSFAACVGSEEIVRLLIEHGADIRAQDSLGNTVLHILVLQPNKTFACQMYNLLLSYDGRGDHLQSLDLVPNHQGLTPFKLAGVEGNTTMFQHLMQKRKHIQWMCGPLTSTLYDLTEIDSWGEDVSFLELVVSSKRREARQILEQTPVKQLVSVKWRKYGRPYFCILGALYVLYMICFTMCCIHRPLKSRSGNRTNSRDITILQQKLLQEAYVTQQDKIRLVGELMTIFGAVIILFLEIPDIFRVGFSRYFGQTVLGGPFHVITITYASLVLVTMVMRLSNTNGEVVPMSFALVLGWCSVMYFARGFQMLGPFTIMIQKMIFGDLLRFCWLMAVVIVGFASAFFIIFQTEDPSNLGQFYDYPMALFSTFELFLTIIDGPANYDVNLPYMFSIVYFAFAIIATLLMLNLFIAMMGDTHWRVAHEQDELWRAQVVATTVMLERKMPRTLWPRSGICGYKYGLGDRWFLRVETNQDQNALRVRRYVEAFKGSDKEEEHEHLSEKQPSVVESGILARASLALPTPSLSRTTSRSSSSHRGWEIIRRNTLGHLNLGLDLGEGDGEESVYHI; encoded by the exons ATGGGGCCTCCTCCACCCAAGGCCAGGGGACTCTGGATCCAACTCCAGAAACTTCTGACCTCCTGGCTGGGGGGACAGCAAGACTGGACTCAGCATCTGGACGAGGCGTACATGCTGCAGCAGAAGAG GATTCGAGAGTCTCCTCTGCTTCGGGCAGCCAAGGACAATGACCTGTGTGTCCTGAAGAAACTTCTGCTGGACCGAACCTGTGACTTTCGGCAACGAG GAGCTCTGGGGGAGACAGCGCTGCACATAGCGGCCCTCTATGACAATCTCGAGGCCGCCATGGTGCTGACGGAGGCCGCCCCGGAGCTGGTCAAGGAGCCCGCCATCTGTGAGCCGTTTGTAG GTCAGACGGCACTGCACATAGCCGTCATGAACCAGAACGTGAACTTGGTGAAAGCCCTGCTCGCCCACGGGGCCAGTGTCTCTGCAAGGGCGGTAGGCTCAGCCTTCTGCCTCAGTCCCCACAACCTCCTCTACTTTG GGGAGCACCCTTTGTCCTTTGCGGCGTGCGTGGGCAGCGAGGAGATCGTGAGGCTGCTCATTGAGCACGGCGCTGACATCCGGGCCCAGGACTCCCTGG GAAACACCGTGCTGCACATCCTCGTTCTCCAGCCCAACAAAACCTTTGCCTGCCAGATGTACAACCTGCTGCTGTCCTACGACGGGCGTGGGGACCACCTGCAGTCCCTGGACCTCGTGCCCAATCACCAGGGCCTCACCCCCTTCAAGCTGGCTGGAGTGGAGGGCAACACCACG ATGTTCCAGCACCTGATGCAGAAGCGGAAGCACATCCAGTGGATGTGCGGGCCGCTGACCTCCACTCTCTACGACCTCACGGAGATCGACTCCTGGGGAGAGGATGTTTCATTTCTAGAGCTTGTGGTCTCCTCCAAGAGGCGAGAG GCTCGCCAGATCCTGGAACAGACCCCAGTGAAACAGCTGGTGAGCGTCAAGTGGAGGAAGTATGGGCGGCCGTACTTCTGCATCCTGGGGGCCTTGTACGTGCTCTATATGATCTGCTTCACCATGTGCTGCATCCATCGCCCTCTCAAGTCCCGTAGCGGCAACCGCACCAACTCCCGAGACATCACCATCCTCCAGCAGAAGCTACTCCAG GAGGCCTATGTGACTCAGCAGGATAAAATCCGGCTGGTGGGGGAGCTGATGACCATCTTCGGGGCTGTGATCATCCTATTCCTAGAG ATCCCGGATATCTTCAGGGTTGGTTTCTCTCGCTATTTTGGACAGACTGTCCTCGGGGGGCCGTTCCATGTCATCAC CATCACCTATGCCTCGCTGGTGCTGGTGACCATGGTGATGCGGCTTTCCAACACCAACGGGGAGGTGGTGCCTATGTCCTTCGCCCTGGTGCTGGGCTGGTGCAGTGTTATGTACTTTGCTCGAGGATTCCAGATGCTAGGTCCCTTCACCATCATGATCCAGAAG ATGATTTTCGGAGACCTGCTGCGTTTCTGCTGGCTGATGGCTGTGGTTATTGTGGGATTTGCCTCAG CGTTCTTTATCATTTTCCAGACAGAGGACCCATCCAACCTGGGGCAATTCTATGACTATCCCATGGCGCTGTTCAGCACCTTTGAGCTTTTCCTCACCATCATCGATGGGCCTGCCAACTACGATGTGAACTTGCCCTACATGTTCAGCATCGTCTACTTTGCCTTTGCCATCATCGCCACACTGCTTATGCTCAACCTGTTCATCGCCATGATGGGCGACACACACTGGCGGGTGGCCCATGAACAGGACGAGCTCTGGAGGGCCCAG GTCGTGGCCACCACGGTGATGCTGGAGAGGAAGATGCCTCGCACCCTGTGGCCTCGCTCCGGCATCTGTGGGTACAAGTACGGGCTGGGGGACCGCTGGTTCCTGCG AGTTGAGACCAACCAAGATCAGAATGCTTTGCGAGTACGTCGCTATGTGGAAGCTTTCAAGGGCTCAGACAAGGAGGAAGAACATGAGCATCTTTCTGAGAAACAGCCCTCTGTGGTTGAAAGTGGGATTCTAGCCAGAGCCTCCCTGGCCCTCCCGACTCCCTCCCTGTCCCGGACCACATCTCGAAGCAGCAGCAGTCACCGAGGCTGGGAGATCATTCGTCGCAACACCCTGGGACACTTGAATCTTGGACTGGAccttggggagggggatggagaggAAAGTGTCTATCACATATGA